From the Labrus mixtus chromosome 17, fLabMix1.1, whole genome shotgun sequence genome, one window contains:
- the f2rl1.2 gene encoding coagulation factor II (thrombin) receptor-like 1, tandem duplicate 2, whose product MDSTRLLLLLLMFCCVSAVNATVKGRGFIGREDPADSGLVVVDQATVDILKSNLTTVFIPIMYIIVFAIGLPANGMAIWVFLVRTKKKHPSSIYMANLALADLLFVIWTPLKIAYHFNGNDWTYGEPLCKVLVSFFYGNMYCSVLFIACLSVQRYWVVAHPLSQQRKNNKVAVGVCVAIWAFIWLTTTPLYLYDHTVRLKDPNITTCHDVNVIKDPLNPFPSVQLPYYYFIFMGLVVFLVPCVIIAVAYVLLLRALGHDMDDSAAGKNRHRAVVLIVTVLMTFLVCFIPSSIMLVVHYSLLKDGVVNNGYGFYISTLCLASLNSCFDPFIYYFVSEDFRDHVKNTLLCRSSRTVERMRVSFSSMKYSRKSKSYVSDSGNTQSSSC is encoded by the coding sequence ttaAAGGACGAGGATTCATCGGACGTGAAGACCCTGCGGACTCGGGACTGGTTGTGGTGGACCAGGCGACGGTTGACATACTGAAGAGCAACCTCACCACCGTCTTCATCCCGATCATGTACATCATCGTCTTCGCGATTGGACTTCCCGCCAACGGCATGGCCATCTGGGTGTTCCTCGTCCGGACGAAGAAGAAGCACCCGTCCTCGATCTACATGGCCAACTTGGCTCTGGCCGACCTCCTCTTCGTCATTTGGACGCCTCTGAAGATCGCCTACCACTTCAACGGCAACGACTGGACGTACGGCGAGCCGCTGTGCAAAGTCCTGGTGAGCTTCTTCTACGGGAACATGTACTGCTCCGTCCTCTTCATCGCCTGCCTCAGCGTGCAGAGGTACTGGGTCGTCGCTCACCCGCTGTCCCAGCAGAGGAAGAACAACAAAGTCGCCGTCGGTGTCTGCGTTGCCATCTGGGCGTTCATCTGGCTCACGACGACGCCGCTGTACCTGTACGACCACACGGTCCGGCTCAAAGACCCCAACATCACCACCTGCCACGACGTCAACGTCATCAAAGACCCCTTGAACCCGTTCCCCTCCGTCCAGCTCCCCTATTACTACTTCATCTTCATGGGATTGGTGGTGTTTCTGGTCCCGTGCGTGATCATCGCGGTGGCGTACGTTCTGTTACTGCGAGCTCTCGGTCACGACATGGACGACAGCGCGGCGGGGAAAAACCGCCACAGAGCCGTGGTGTTGATCGTCACCGTCCTGATGACGTTCCTCGTCTGTTTCATCCCCAGTAGCATCATGCTGGTGGTGCACTACTCCCTCCTCAAAGACGGGGTCGTAAACAACGGCTACGGATTCTACATCTCCACGTTGTGCCTGGCGAGTCTGAACAGCTGCTTCGACCCGTTCATCTACTACTTTGTGTCCGAGGACTTCAGGGACCACGTGAAGAACACCCTGCTGTGCCGGAGCAGCAGGACCGTGGAGAGGATGAGGGTCTCCTTCAGCTCCATGAAATACTCCAGGAAGAGCAAGTCGTACGTGTCGGACAGCGGGAACAcgcagagcagcagctgttaG